The following nucleotide sequence is from Kiritimatiella glycovorans.
GCGTGCGCTGTTCTGGCGTCGCTCTGCTCCGTCGCCGGAGAGGCGCAGGAGGAGGCGAAGGAAAAAAGTTCTGTCGATCCCGAGCGCATGGAGCGCATCCGGCGGAGGTTTGGCCGCGCCGGCGAGGAGGTCGGGGACGAGGCGCCCGGCGATATGCCGGACCTTCCCTATGACCCGGAACTCCTGAAACAGCTCCCGCCCGGGCGCGCCGCGGACTCGGGACTCAAGGGCGAAGCCCTGGAGGGCGGCCGCGCGGGGGTGCAGGGCGCGCCGGTCATGGTGCGTCGCGAAAAGCCGGAGAAGGATTCCGGCTGGCTGGTCGATGCCGTGCTGGGCCGGACCAACGGGGCTTCCTCCGCTTCACAGGGCGATGACGGATGGGGCTGGCTGTACGGGGAGATGAAGCGTCAGCGCGACGGCTATCCCGGTGAGGACGAAAAAAGCGCCTATTCGCCGACCAACCGCCTCTTTACGAGGACCAACCGTTTCGGCGCGCTGCAGCACCGGCGCAGTCCGGGGCTGATCGGGGCTCGGACAGAGGATCCGGAGACTCCGCAGGAGGCGGGACCGCCGCTTCCCTCGACCAATCGCTTCATGGTGGGCAAGGCGCCCTCCGAGTGGCTGAAGGCCCCGGAAGAGGGAGAGCGGAGCGCGACACGTCCGGTGGCGGTCAAATCGATGTCGGACTGGACCGAGGGTTGGCGCACCGCCATCTCAATGGAACGGACGCGCGAGCAGCTTTACGGGACCGGGGTCGGCACGCCGGGTCGTGACGCTTCCGCGGCCGAACGCGATACGTCGGCATCCAGCTTCGGAGCACTGACCCCCATGGATGCGACGCGGAGCGGAGGCGACTTCTCCTTCACGGCGGCGCGGGAACCTGATCGCGGGAGCCTGACCGGAGACCGCAGTCCGCAGTCGGCTGCGGGCCAAAGTCAGGACCGCAGGTTCCGGTCGTCATCGCTTGAACCCGACCTTTCCGGGCGTCAGGAAATGAGGACGGAGCCGGGGCGCGGCAACGAATTCCGCCGGCCGGAGGCCCCGAAGCGGAGCAGAATCTTTTCGGAACTCCGCAGGGCACCGGAACTGTCGTCGGAGTCCGACCCCTTCGAATCCGACCTGCTGAAGATACGCAAAGGCGTCTGGGACGAATAATCCACGAAGAACCGAAAAAAGTGGCATTCCTCCGGTTGACACCGCATCGGCGCTTATATACATTCCCCGTTTCGCAACTGCATCCCAGAGGGAACTGTACGATGAAGACCACCATGCCCAGAGAGACCGGCGCGCAGCGTCGCTGGATCATCATTGACGCTGCGGGACAGCCGCTCGGCCGTCTGGCGACGTTCATCGCCGACCGCCTGCGCGGCAAGGACCGGCCCACCTTCACCCCCCATCTGGATACCGGGGCGTTCGTGATCGTGACGAACGCGTCGCAGGTAAAACTGACCGGCCGCAAGGAGTCCGCCAAGATGTATCAGGATTACTCGGGATATCCGAGCGGACTGAAAAAGACCCCGGCGGGCCGGATGCGCGCGCGCCATCCCGACCGCATGATCACCCGCGCGGTGTGGGGCATGATCCCCAAAAACCGCCTCGGACGGAGCATCATCCGCCGGCTTAAGGTCTATCCCGGCGCGGAGCATCCCCATGCCGCCCAGCAACCCGAAGCGGTCGAATTCAAGGCTTAAGGAGCGAAACGCATGAGCGCACAGCAGACCACTTCCTTCAGCGCAACCGGCCGCCGCAAAACCGCCGTGGCCCGCGCGGAGCTCATCCCGGGCAAAGGGAGCATCGAAGTCAACGGCCACGACTCGAAACATTTTTTCGACGGTGTATTGATGCACGAGGCGCTTATGGCGCCGCTCAAGGTCACCGATACCGCCGATGCCTATGATATTTCGCTCAAGGTAAAGGGCGGCGGAAAGTCCGGTCAGGCCGGAGCCGCGGCCCATGCCATCGCCCGGGCGCTCGTTGCGGCCGACGAGTCGCTGAAACCCGAATTGAAAAAGGGCGGTTTTCTCACCCGTGACCCGCGCATGAAGGAACGCAAAAAGCCGGGTCAGCCGGGCGCACGCAAAAAGTATCAGTTCTCGAAGCGCTGACGGCCCGCGCTGCGGCGATCATTCAAACCTCCGCGGCCACGCCGTGGAGGTTTTTTTCGGGGGCTGTGTGGAGGAGGCTCGATTATGAATGCGGCATCGTCCCCGCCCCGCTGGCCCGCCGGTTTCCGGTCCGTGAGCGGATGCTGCGGTATCAAGGCCGCAGACCATGCCGACCTCGCGCTGATCGCATCCGACCGCCCGGCGAGCGCGGCAGGGGTGTTCACGACCAATCGCGTCCAGGCCGCCCCGGTCACCCTCTGCCGCGAGCGACTCAACCGGGCGGCCCCTATGCGCGCCTGGGTCGTCAACAGCGGGATCGCCAATGCCTGTACGGGAGCCGAAGGACGCGAGGACGCCGAATGCATGGCCGCCGCCGCGGCCGCCGCGGCCGGCTGCACCCCGGAAGAAGTCTTCGTCAGCTCTACCGGTTCCATAGGCCCGCGCCTGCCCGTGGATAAGATCGTGCCGGCTCTGTCGACTCTGGGCGAGGGTCTTCGCGAGGACGCCGTTCGCGAGACCGCGCAGGCGATCATGACCACCGACACGCGTCCGAAATACGGGTCGTGCACGCTGGCGGTCGACGGCCGCCCGGTCACGATTACCGCCGTCGCGAAGGGCGCAGGCATGATCGAACCGGACATGGCCACCATGCTCGCCTTCTTCGCCACCGACGCCGCGGTCGAGCCCGAGGCGCTGAATGCCGCCCTGCGCAC
It contains:
- the rplM gene encoding 50S ribosomal protein L13 encodes the protein MKTTMPRETGAQRRWIIIDAAGQPLGRLATFIADRLRGKDRPTFTPHLDTGAFVIVTNASQVKLTGRKESAKMYQDYSGYPSGLKKTPAGRMRARHPDRMITRAVWGMIPKNRLGRSIIRRLKVYPGAEHPHAAQQPEAVEFKA
- the rpsI gene encoding 30S ribosomal protein S9, translated to MSAQQTTSFSATGRRKTAVARAELIPGKGSIEVNGHDSKHFFDGVLMHEALMAPLKVTDTADAYDISLKVKGGGKSGQAGAAAHAIARALVAADESLKPELKKGGFLTRDPRMKERKKPGQPGARKKYQFSKR
- the argJ gene encoding bifunctional glutamate N-acetyltransferase/amino-acid acetyltransferase ArgJ, with translation MNAASSPPRWPAGFRSVSGCCGIKAADHADLALIASDRPASAAGVFTTNRVQAAPVTLCRERLNRAAPMRAWVVNSGIANACTGAEGREDAECMAAAAAAAAGCTPEEVFVSSTGSIGPRLPVDKIVPALSTLGEGLREDAVRETAQAIMTTDTRPKYGSCTLAVDGRPVTITAVAKGAGMIEPDMATMLAFFATDAAVEPEALNAALRTAVDQSFNRISVDGDRSTNDTVLLLANGAAGNAPLRETHGDWAAFADRLESLSLEMAKAIVGDGEGLSRTVTVAVTGACSRTDADRAARAVANSPLNKTAWAGGRPNWGRVMDALGYSGAEFDPERVTIDYNGCPAVREGRAALDDPDRLKRAAAAPHLDLSIDLGAGSASAVIYTCDLTAEYVRINL